The Corallococcus caeni region CCTTCCGCGCGCGTCATCTGCAGCGCGAAGCCCATGCCGAAGAGGAGGGAGAAGAGGGTGATGAACTTCTGGTCCACGAAGAAGGCGTAGAGCGAGTTGACCACCGTCTCCAGGGTGGACGCCGTCAGCGCCTTCGCCTGTTCGCGCGGCAGCAAGGAACGGCCGCTGAACCAGCTCAGGCTGTTGGAGACGAAGACACCCAGCAGTGCGAAGCCGCGCAGGGCGTCCAGCAGGTGCACGCGCTCGGAGGCTTCGACGGGACCGACGGAGGAGGGCTCGGGCATGGGGCGCCACTACACGCCCGCGTGCTCCGCACCGTCAAACGCCCGCGGTGGGACGCGGCCCGCATTGCGCCCGTGACTCGCGACGTCACAGCGGCGGGATGGATTTCTCCGGACCGGGCAGAACCTCGCGCAGGCAGCGCTCCAGGCCGCCCCGGTGGCGCCACTGCATGGGGTAGCCCAGGGAGACCTCCTCGAAGCGCACGCCGTCGCGCCACAGCGTGGAGGGCATGTGCAGGTGCCCCGTCACCACCACCTCCGCGCGGTAGCGCGTGTGCCAGTCCTCCGTGAGGCGCGTGCCGCACCAGATGGAGAAGCGCGGGATGCGCGGCAGGCGCACGTGTTCGTAGCGCAGCGGGTAGTGGTTGATGAGGATGGTGGAGCACCCGGGCGGCAGCCGCTCCAGCCGCGCGCGGGTGCGCTCCACGCGCGCGTGGCACCAGGCCTGACGGGTGGGGTACGGCTCCGGGTGGAGCAGCACCTCGTCCGTGCACATCAGGTCGTCCTCCCAGGCCCACTCCAGCGCCTTGTCCGCGGGCACGGTGTCCGGGCGGAAGGTGTAGTCGTAGCCCAGGAACATGGGGACGACGACGCGGTGCGGGCCCTCGCCCGGCCAGCGCGGATACGGGTCCTCCGGCGTGAGCGCGCCGTAGCGGTGGCACAGGTCCACCATGCGCAGGTAGC contains the following coding sequences:
- a CDS encoding metallophosphoesterase family protein codes for the protein MKLYAISDLHLRHKENHEALAALAPRPDDWLIVGGDVGETLADMELMLRTLTARFRQVVWVPGNHELWTMPSEQPPLKGEARYLRMVDLCHRYGALTPEDPYPRWPGEGPHRVVVPMFLGYDYTFRPDTVPADKALEWAWEDDLMCTDEVLLHPEPYPTRQAWCHARVERTRARLERLPPGCSTILINHYPLRYEHVRLPRIPRFSIWCGTRLTEDWHTRYRAEVVVTGHLHMPSTLWRDGVRFEEVSLGYPMQWRHRGGLERCLREVLPGPEKSIPPL